In a single window of the Desulfovibrio mangrovi genome:
- a CDS encoding ABC transporter substrate-binding protein — translation MKRIMMTMALATAMFLATTMVATAALKVGVLSDLTGPTSSVGVPYAQGVKDCIAHVNANGGVNGEQIEIIQVDYAYNVQQALSAYKRFMSEGIVALQGWGTGDTEALVKFVSRDRIPVFSASYSSHLMDPSAAPYNFTVAPDYSTQGRAGLKYIKDSWKEARPPRIAFVYPDKPYGHVPLPAMKEYAVELGFEVTGDEILDLKAMDATPQVLALKQQKPDFVWVGGTTPSTAVLMKDASKQNFGGTFLVNIWGNDENLHQMAGAACEGNLGMQAAAVYGQDVPGMALIRELTKDQPQMTHYIRGFVSTLVMVEGMKMAAANGGVNGESIKNALESMRDFDPMGLAPAISFFSDDHRPNMAVNVCTVKEGKMTFLQTVSLPREAKWLGK, via the coding sequence ATGAAAAGAATCATGATGACGATGGCGCTGGCCACCGCCATGTTTCTGGCAACCACGATGGTGGCAACAGCGGCGCTGAAGGTCGGTGTGCTCTCCGACCTTACCGGTCCCACGTCCAGCGTGGGCGTGCCCTACGCGCAGGGCGTGAAGGACTGCATTGCGCACGTGAACGCCAACGGCGGCGTGAACGGCGAGCAGATCGAGATCATTCAGGTGGACTATGCCTACAACGTGCAGCAGGCCCTTTCCGCCTACAAGCGTTTCATGTCCGAAGGTATCGTGGCCCTGCAGGGCTGGGGTACCGGCGACACCGAAGCGCTGGTAAAGTTCGTCTCCCGCGACAGGATTCCGGTCTTTTCGGCCTCCTACTCGTCGCACCTGATGGACCCCTCCGCAGCCCCGTACAACTTCACCGTTGCGCCCGATTATTCCACGCAGGGCCGCGCCGGACTCAAGTACATCAAGGACTCCTGGAAGGAAGCCCGCCCCCCGCGCATCGCCTTCGTGTATCCCGACAAGCCCTACGGCCACGTGCCGCTGCCCGCCATGAAGGAATACGCCGTCGAACTGGGCTTCGAAGTCACCGGTGACGAAATCCTCGACCTGAAGGCCATGGACGCCACCCCGCAGGTACTGGCCCTGAAGCAGCAGAAGCCCGACTTCGTCTGGGTGGGCGGCACCACCCCCAGCACAGCCGTATTGATGAAAGACGCCAGCAAGCAGAACTTTGGCGGCACGTTCCTCGTGAACATCTGGGGCAACGATGAAAACCTGCACCAGATGGCTGGAGCCGCCTGCGAAGGCAACCTCGGCATGCAGGCCGCTGCAGTCTACGGGCAGGATGTCCCCGGCATGGCACTCATCAGGGAACTGACCAAGGACCAGCCCCAGATGACCCACTACATCCGCGGATTCGTCTCCACGCTGGTCATGGTGGAAGGCATGAAGATGGCCGCAGCCAACGGTGGCGTGAACGGCGAAAGCATCAAGAACGCCCTTGAATCGATGCGCGACTTCGACCCCATGGGTCTTGCCCCCGCCATCAGCTTCTTCTCCGACGACCATCGCCCGAACATGGCGGTGAACGTCTGTACCGTGAAGGAGGGCAAGATGACCTTCCTGCAGACCGTTTCCCTGCCCCGCGAAGCCAAGTGGCTGGGCAAGTAG
- a CDS encoding ABC transporter ATP-binding protein, with the protein MNTTATSSGHTAPAAAPFPAADAGPAGNILEVQNLEVVYNDVVLVLKGLSLSVAKGSITTLLGANGAGKSTTLKAISGLLAGENGKATSGTVRYEGEAVHLQSPERMVRRGIFQVMEGRRIFQDLTVEENLRCGAYTQPAASYADNLEKVYEYFPRLRERRSQLAGYMSGGEQQMLAIGRAVMACPRLLLLDEPSLGLAPLLVEEIFDIVRRINRQEGVTVLLVEQNARMALSMADYGYIMENGRIVMDGKGSDLLHNPDVQEFYLGLTHGGEKRSYRDVKHYRRRKRWLG; encoded by the coding sequence ATGAACACGACCGCAACATCCTCAGGCCACACCGCCCCCGCTGCCGCGCCCTTCCCTGCCGCAGATGCAGGACCGGCCGGCAACATCCTTGAAGTGCAGAACCTTGAAGTCGTTTACAACGACGTGGTTCTGGTGCTCAAAGGCCTTTCCCTGAGCGTGGCCAAGGGCAGCATCACCACCCTGCTCGGCGCCAACGGCGCAGGCAAGTCCACCACGCTCAAAGCCATTTCCGGCCTGCTTGCGGGCGAGAACGGCAAGGCCACTTCCGGCACGGTGCGGTACGAAGGTGAAGCCGTGCACCTGCAAAGTCCCGAACGCATGGTGCGGCGCGGCATCTTTCAGGTCATGGAAGGCCGCCGCATCTTTCAGGACCTGACCGTGGAAGAAAACCTGCGCTGCGGGGCCTACACTCAGCCTGCTGCCAGCTACGCGGACAATCTGGAGAAGGTGTATGAGTATTTTCCGCGGCTCAGGGAACGCAGGAGCCAGCTTGCGGGCTACATGTCCGGCGGCGAACAGCAGATGCTGGCCATAGGCCGCGCTGTCATGGCCTGCCCGCGACTTCTCTTGCTTGACGAACCATCGCTCGGCCTTGCCCCGCTGCTGGTGGAAGAAATTTTCGACATCGTGCGCAGAATCAACCGGCAGGAGGGCGTCACCGTACTGCTGGTAGAGCAGAACGCACGCATGGCCCTCTCCATGGCCGATTACGGCTACATTATGGAAAACGGCCGCATCGTCATGGACGGCAAGGGCAGCGACCTGCTGCATAACCCCGATGTGCAGGAGTTCTATCTTGGACTCACCCATGGCGGGGAAAAACGCAGCTACCGCGACGTGAAGCACTACCGGCGCAGGAAACGCTGGCTCGGCTAG